GCGGTATCGCCACCAGATACGAAAAGACCGCCACTTCCTACCAAGCGGCGGTCACCCTCGCATCGTTCCTGCTCTGGGCAAGATCCGTTTGAAGACGGACCCTAGTCCAGCTCGGCGGCAGGTCCGCCTGCGGGCCGTCGTTCACCACGGAAAGTAGTCGTGAGAAGTTGGGTGGACGGGTTCCGTCGGGCGTGTCGTGCACGTCGTCCGCGCGCGCTTCGCGGTCTTACTGGGAGAACGCGTAGGTCCGGACGGAATCGAGGTGCAGTTCGAAGGGCCCGAAACAGTCGGCCGCGAGAGTCGCGACCGGAGCGCCGCAGGGGCAGGCCCGGTTGAGTCCCTCGTCGCCTGTCGGTCCGCAGCACCCGTTGCTGTTCTCCCAGTTGGGCAGTGGCTGAAGGCCGACGGCGTCATCAGGGTGCACCATCACTGTGTGTCGACTGCCGGCCGAGATGACGAAGCTTTCTTCACGGCAGACCACGGGTCCGCGCGACTGAGCTGGCTTCGGGTGCTCCTGATCGTCCTGCACGACGTAGGGAGGTCCCCAGGGCTCGGGATCGATCGCGTAGTGGCCCCGCGGAACGGTGGAAGGTGCCCGGCGCGTCTCCTTGTCCCGGTCGCGCTCGTCGTCTGAGACGTCAGGGATGGCGGCAATCTCGGCCAGCTCCGGCGTGATCGCGGTGCCGCACTTGGAACACAGGAAGACGGTCATCCCCTCGTTGTAGTGCTCAGGACTGCCCCTCCGCATCCTCGTTTCGCTGCTCGGAGTCGATGCGCGCGACGACGCTGCGGAAATCGGGCATGCCCAGGTGGACGGTGGTGTGCGGGTGGCGAGGTCGCGCATGGCGGCGAGCTTCTGCTCGGCGGCGGCGAGGCTGGCCTCGATCGCGGCGACCTCGCCGAGCCAGCCTTGTTCCTTGGCCTCCTGAAGCCGGTCGAGCAGGTTCGCGTGGATCTCCTCCAGGCGGGGCATCTGCTCGGGATCGGGCCGCAGGACGGGACATCTGATGCAAGCGTGCTCATGGACGCAGGGGCAGCAGCGCGGCCCGCGCGGCCAGGTGCTCCCCGGCCGTGGCGGGCAGGTTGAGCGAGGCGAGCACGGTGGGCTTGGTCTGCTGCCACGCCTCCCCGTCGAGGAGCTTGGCCCGCGGGTCGCCCCACTTGGAGGCGCTCGCGCAGCTACTCGCCCGCCGCGTCGAACAGCGACTTCGGCCCGTCGCCCGTCGTCCAGGCCCGCGCGTCCAGCCACTCGCTCAGCTCGTCCCGCACCTTGGCGAAGTCCCACCAGCCCCCGGCCTCCTGGATCTCCCCGGCGTGCGTACGCGCCGTCCCGTCCCGCTCGCCGTACTCCTTCGGACACGACGCATCGGCGATCCCCAACTGCTCGGCCAGGTACGGCCTCGGGGAACATCGGTACAGCGGTTAACGCTAAGCCGGTGATCTTGTTCAGGTGGGTGCTCCGAGGCCGGTGACGCGGTTCTCGTACTCGCGCCGGGTCTTGCGCTGGGCAGGGACGGCAGGGGCACCCTGGCCGCGTCGTACGGGCACCCCTTGGTCGAGCGCGGCCTGCTCGGCGGGCTCCAGGTCGGACGCTCGGAGGAAGTCCGCGACCTTGCCCAGCACGTCGAGGGTGACCGGCAGCTCCGGAGCGGGGGTGTCCTCCTGCACGATGGCGTTGTGGTCGGGCATGAGGTCGGCGACCGCCGTGCGGATCGCGCCGCGGCTGACGCCGTGGTCGCGTGCGAGGGCAGCGATGGAGCGGCCTTCCAGGTAGGCGGTGCGTACGGCGTCGGTCTTCATGGCCGCCACGGCGGGGCGGCGTCCGCCCTTGCCGCCCTTGGCCTCGGCGGCGCGCAGTCCGTCGTAGGTCAGCTCGCGCTGGAGGTCGCGCTGGAGTTCGCCGGCGGCGGCGAGGGTCTGCACCATGAACTTCACGGTGGACAGTAGCTCGCCGGTGCGCGGGTGGCGGGCGGTGAGGTCCATCGCGGAGAACGCGCCGTCGTGGATACGCGGCGCCACCTGATCGCGGTGGAGGAGGTCGAGCACGTCGAGGATGTGCCCGGTGCCGCGTACGAGGCGGAACATTTCGGAGATGAGCACGGTGTCGCCCGGCCGCGCGTAGGTAAGCAGCTCGCGGAACTTCGGGCGCTGGAGGGGGGTGGAGGCGGCTGGAGGTGCCCGGGTCTTCCTCGAAGACGACGGGGTCCTCGATCCCGGCCTCGTCCAGGACGAGGTTCTGCCGGGCGGTGGACTGCTGGTCGGTCGAGACCCGCTTGTAGACCAGGTTCGCCACCGAAGGGCCCCTTCCGTACGGAGGATCGGACCCCTATCTGTCGTCAACCCTGTCAGCAATCACCATCGGATCTGATTGGATTCACGCCGCCGCGAACCCCCAGATTGCACGGGTTCATTGGACGCGCTGGCTGCCTGTCGTCAAACGATCGTTTGACGACAGAAGGGCGGCCGGGAGGGCATCACCATTCGCAGCGCCGGTAGTGATGTAGGACATGGTACCCAACACGGTCTTCGAATCGATCATCGGCGTCCCGGCTCCCCGGGACGAGGCCGTCGTCGCCGAGCCGATGAACATGGAGAACGCGGGAGCCGCGTGCGACTTCTGTCCCAACGGCCCGTTCGTCGGCATCAAGTCGCCCTCCGGTGGTGTGGGCCCTCCCGGCTGGCCAGGCCGAGCAGTCCGCCGAACTCATGCCCGGCTCGAAGGCGGGTGGTCTGCCTCGCTGCCTGCGGTGGGTGGCCTGGTCGGCTGAGATCTCACCGGCATCGTCACCAGGACTAACCCGTGTGTGCGCCGAGGAGGTTGGAGAGACGGTGTGGCGGCCGCCGCACCCGCCGTCTTCGCAGGTGTGGAGGCGTCTCGTATGCTGACGCCGTGGAGCGGGGGAAGTTGTTCGCGGACCGTTACGAGCTGATCGACCGTCTGGGCCGAGGCGGCATGGGCGAGGTGTGGAGCGCGCGGGACCGCGCGCTCCACCGTGAGGTCGCGCTCAAGCTGCTGGATCCCGACGGGATCGCCCAGGCCGACCTGCCCCGGCGGTTCGAGCGCGAGGCGGTCGCCGCTGCCCAGATTGTCCACCCCAACGTCGCCGCCCTGTACGACCGGGGCATCCGCGACGACGTGTTGTTTCTGGTCATGGAGAAGGTGGACGGCCAGACGCTCACAGCGCGTCTCCAGGCTGAGAGTCCTTTCCCCGTGACGCGTGCCGTGGCCATCGCCAGCGGCATCTGCGCCGCGCTGGAAGCCGCCCACCGGGCCCAGGTCATCCATTACGACATCAAGCCCCACAACGTCATCGTCACCGGCGACGGACTGGTGAAGGTCATCGACTTCGGGATCGCCGGGTTCGTCCAGGCCGCGTTCACCGTGGCGCGCTCCACCCAACTGACCCCGGCCGGAACGCCGGAGTTCGGCGCACCGGAGCAGTTCCTCACGGAACGCGGCGACGAACGCTCCGACCTGTACGCACTCGGTGGGACGCTCTTCGCGATGCTCGCCGGCCGGCCGCCCTTCACCGGGCACAACAGCCTCGCGGTCGTGCGGCGCAAGCTCGACGAGGAGGCCCCGCCCCTCGACGCGTTCCGCCCCGGCCTGCCGCTAGAGCTCACCGCGCTCGTCGCCGAACTACTGGAGCGCAACCCCGACCGGCGCCCCCGGTCGGCACAGCAGGTCCAACAGCGGCTTCAGGCACTCCTGGCGTCGTGCGCGGCAGCGGACGCTCCCACCGCGGCGATGCCCCCGACCCAGCGCACCCGCCTGATGGACGACACGCGGCGCGCGCCCCGGCCGCCCTCGCCCGACTCCTGGAACCGCGCCTCCACCGACGAGACGCCGTTCACCGCAGACGCACTGCTGCCGCGGCGGTTCACCAACGACATGGACATCGAGTTCGCCCGGATCGCCGAGGACACCCGCCCCTCCCGCGAAGCCGGCCCCAGCGACCTGATCGGGGAACTCGCGCGCCGCGACTGTACCGAAGTGGTCGCCGGCGTCTACGCGGAGCAGCCCGGTCCCCACGCCACGCCCGAGAACCCCGTCTACGTCTCCGTCCAGGTCTTCGCTTTCCCCGACGTGGAAATGGCCCAGGGCGCGCACAAGTACCTGGGTGACGGGGGAGGGGTGTGGCGCCTCACCATGTGGAGCGCCCGCGACGGGGGCGGCCTTGCCCCTTGTCCCGACAAGGTCTACCGCAGCTACCGGTGGCGATACAGTTGGAGAGTCCACCGCTACCTGGCCGTGGCGCTGGCCTACCGCGCCGACCTCACCAACGACGGCTCCATCGGGCCCTGGCTCGCCGCAGCCGCCCGCAGGGCCGCGCGCTCCACTGGGCCGCAGAACCACGACGGCTAGGACCCGTCTGCAGTTGTGATCATTGGAGGCTGCGCATCCAGATCAGCGCTCCTCGCAGAGGGAGGCCGGCGAGGTAGCTCTGGGGTGTCTTGTCGTAGCGAGTTGCGATTCCACGCCACGCCTTCAGCTTGTTGATCAGACGTTCGACGGTGTTGCGGCCTTTGTAGAGCTCGGCGTCGTGAGCGACGGGCCGTCCGCCCTGACGGCCCTTCTTCTTGCGGTTCGCGGCCTGGTCGGCCTTCTCCGGAATCACAGCCTGGATGTTCCGTCTGCGCAGATAGGCGCGATTGGCGCGGGAGGAGTACGCCTTGTCGCCGGCGACCGCGTCGGGTCGGGTGCGTGGGCGACCGACCGGCCCCCGGACCTTGATCTTCTTCAGGCCCGGGACGAACCGGGGACTGTCGGCGGCCTGCCCCTCAGTCAGCAGGAAGGAGAGCGGGCGGCAGCGCGGATCGGCAGCGAGATGGACCTTGGTGGTCAAGCCGCCACGCGAACGGCCCAGCAGGGCCGCCTTCAGGCGGGCCCGGCGTCGCCGCCGGATGCGCCTCCGTTCGTCCCGACCCGGGTCGGACGTGCCCCGTTCGCCTTCGGCCTGCGGCTTTCGTTCCTTCCATCAGCACCTGGAAGACACCCGCGTCACGCCATCGGAGGAAGCGGTCGTAAACGGTCTGCCAGACCCCGAACTCCGGCGGCATCTCACGCCACTGGGCACCCGAGCGGAACTTCCAGATCACGCCCTCGAACTGCTCCCGCAGATGCTCCGGATACGGGCCGTATCTGCCTATCGGCAGGAACGGGCCGATCAACTCGCACTCAGCGTCCGTGAGTTCTCTACGCGCCATCCCAGACGTCTACCAGCCCATGTCCTTGGCCACCTCTTCCTGGGCTGCGGCGATCTCTGGCGCGGTGGAATCCGTGATGTCCACATCGCATGCCCACTCGAACCGCGACAGCAGGTCTGCCAGCGCCTGCTTCTGAGCCGGGTGCGTGATCGGTACAGCGTTCAGGTCGGTGCTCATCAGCCAGTCGAACAGCACGATGGCATCGGCGCGCCACAGCCGCACGTTGACAGTCGGCACGGATTCCCACGATTCATCGGCATTCATGAGGGCATCGTGCCAGGTGGCATCTCACCCGTTGAACACGACTTCAGACAGGCCCTAGTACTGCAACGGTGCTTGCCGTGACTGCTGGCCAGCTCTGTCGTTGGTGTGGTCATGGGTGGGGACCTTGCTGATGTCAGGCTGTGGGCCGGTGAACTGGACGCTCTGCATGACCGGTTCGTGCACCGGTTCAACCGGGAAGAGCCGCGCCAGTCGGCGCTCGCTTACATGCGAGGCCTGGTCGCACCGCTGGAGCGGAAGAACGGCTGGACGCTGGCGGAGGAAGCCGGGCACGAGGGTCCCGATCGCATCCACCGGTTGCTGAATCGGATCGAGTGGGACGCCGACGAGGTCCTGGACGACGTACGCGACTACGTCGTGGAACACCTTAGCGACCGAGAAGCGGTGCTGATCGTCGACGACACCGGCTTCCTGAAGAAGGGCCTGCGGTCGGCCGGGGTGCAAAGGCAGTACTCCGGAACCGCCGGCCGGACCGAGAACTGCCAGATCGGTGTGTTCCTCGCCTACGCCACCGGCCGCGGCCGCACGCTGATCGACCGGCGGCTGTATCTGCCCACGTCGTGGACGGACGACCGGGAACGCTGTCGTCGGGCGGCATCGGCGACGAGGTCGCCTTCGAGACGAAGGTGGCCATGGCCAAGGCGATGGTCCACAAGGCCATCGCGGACCGGATCCCGTTCGCCTGGGTGACAGCTGATGCCGCCTACGGCTTCAGCAAGGGCTGGCGCTTCGAGCTCGAGCAGGCCGATGTCTTCCACGTCATGGCCACCACCCGGCACGACACCGTCGTCACCCGCTGGGCACTCGACCACCCCGTCCACGACCTGTTCCCTGGCCTGCCGCGGCAGAAGTGGAAGCGTCGTTCCTGCGGCGACGGGGCACACGGTCGGCGGATCTACGACTGGGCCCGCGTCGAGGTCAGGCCCTGGCACCGCCAAGACCGCCGGCACTGGGTCCTCGCACGCCGCAGCGTCAGCCGACCCGAGGAGATCTCCTACTACATCGCCTACTGCCCGGCCAACACCACACTGGACGAACTCATACGCATCGCGGGCAGCCGCTGGGCTGTCGAGGAATGCTTCCAGACCGCCAAGCAGGAGTGCGGCCTGGGCGACTACCAGGTCCGCCGCTACCCCGGCTGGCACCGCCACATGACCTTGGCGATGGCCGCCCACGCATGCCTCACCGTCCTGCGGGCCCGCCAGCTGGACACGGAGAAAGCAGAAACGGATCCTCCCAGCTCATCCACCTCAGCCTCGCCGAGATCCGACGGCTGATCACCCGCCTCACCGGCCGCCGTCCCACCCCGATCGGCCACGTCCTGCACTGGTCGACCTGGCGCCGCCGACGCCAATACCAAGCCCGCATCAGCCACTACAAACGACGCGGACACAGCCCCTGAAAACTGCCCAGCACTCAGCACAAACACCGTTGCAGTACTAGAGCCTGTCTCTTGGAAGTGTGGTGCGCAGGGTGCTGTATGCCGGATCGATAACCTGTGTCGGCGTCGGCGGCATGGTGCGAAACTTCGGGCCATGACCTCACCCGAGCTCAGTGACCTGGACTATCTCCGGGAGATCGAGCGTCTCGCCCACCGCGTCAGTGTGGAGGCGTCCAACGAAGGATGGCTCTCATTCCTGGCGGACCCTGATGAGGCCACACCGCTCCAGCGCAGTGTGAATGTGCTTGCTCGGGCTCTGCGCCATTACCACTTCGCGGGTGATGGCTGCCTGGAGGAGGACCGTCCGCTGGTCCGCCTCGTCGGGGCCTCGGTGTTGAAGCCCGGGGCCATGCCGGCCGGGGTGGAGGAGGCATACGAGGAGGTGTGCGCACGGATCGGCGTCGAACCCAGGCCGGAGGGCTGGGCATTGTGGAACGCCTGGGGCGACGGGGACCTGAAGGTGACCATGGTGGTGTCCGCAGTCGAGACGACCGAGGGGCTGTTCGAGAACTGGGCGCGTGGGAGGGCATTCGACCCGGTGTCACCGTTGCCCTCTCAGGTCGCCCTCGTCCGCCAGGGTTGGATTGGGCCGATGACGTTCTCGCCTCGCGGCGTCAAGCGGACGGACCTTGGCGGTCGGCCGCTGTCCTAGGCTCTACCCCTCGGTCAGCACCGTGTCCACATGAGAATCGCAGCGAGGTGCAGTGCGGCCTGGTAGGCGATGGCGAGCTTGTCGGGTCGCATGGCCAGACCACGCCACTGTTTGAGGCGATTGATGCATCGCTCGACGGCGTTGCGCTGCTTGTATGCCTCGGCATCGAAGCCCGGCGGGCGACCACCGGCGCGACCTCGCCGCAGTCGGTGACCGACCTGGTCGGCGGGCTGCGGGATCACGGCACGAATACCTCGTCGCCGGAGATGCCCACGGATCGCGCGGGATGAATACGCGCGGTCCGCCAGGACGACGTCCGGCCGGGTTCGTGGTCGTCCCGGTCCGCCTCGCGGAACACGGATGCCTGCCATGACCACCTCGAAGGCCGGTGCGTCGCCCGCCTGTCCCGCGGAGACGCGGAGGGCCAAGGGCTGTGCATGGCCGTCGCTGACGAGATGGACTTCCGTGCCCAGGCCGCCGCGGGAACGTCCGAGCGGTCATCGGGCTCAGCCCGAAGTGGCGCCCCTTTCTCCTGGCTCCGGCGGCGTGCTGGTGAGCCCGGCAGACGGTGGAGTCCACGACACGTTCCAGCCGATGTCGTCAGCACCGTCGGCCGCTGCCAGGAGCGCGGCGAGGATACGTTCCCAGGTGCCGTCCACGGCCCACCTGAGCAGCCGTTTGTGAGCGGTCTGGAATGAGCCGAGCTCGGCAGGCAGGTCCCGCCAGGGTGAGCCGGTGCGGTACTTCCACACGATGGCCTCCAGGGTTCGACGATGGTCGGCCCATCGCCGACCACGAACCGGATCGGCCGGCATCAACGGCTCGATCCGG
The Streptomyces tuirus genome window above contains:
- a CDS encoding recombinase family protein, with amino-acid sequence MLISEMFRLVRGTGHILDVLDLLHRDQVAPRIHDGAFSAMDLTARHPRTGELLSTVKFMVQTLAAAGELQRDLQRELTYDGLRAAEAKGGKGGRRPAVAAMKTDAVRTAYLEGRSIAALARDHGVSRGAIRTAVADLMPDHNAIVQEDTPAPELPVTLDVLGKVADFLRASDLEPAEQAALDQGVPVRRGQGAPAVPAQRKTRREYENRVTGLGAPT
- a CDS encoding DUF4158 domain-containing protein, which codes for MYRCSPRPYLAEQLGIADASCPKEYGERDGTARTHAGEIQEAGGWWDFAKVRDELSEWLDARAWTTGDGPKSLFDAAGE
- a CDS encoding serine/threonine-protein kinase — protein: MERGKLFADRYELIDRLGRGGMGEVWSARDRALHREVALKLLDPDGIAQADLPRRFEREAVAAAQIVHPNVAALYDRGIRDDVLFLVMEKVDGQTLTARLQAESPFPVTRAVAIASGICAALEAAHRAQVIHYDIKPHNVIVTGDGLVKVIDFGIAGFVQAAFTVARSTQLTPAGTPEFGAPEQFLTERGDERSDLYALGGTLFAMLAGRPPFTGHNSLAVVRRKLDEEAPPLDAFRPGLPLELTALVAELLERNPDRRPRSAQQVQQRLQALLASCAAADAPTAAMPPTQRTRLMDDTRRAPRPPSPDSWNRASTDETPFTADALLPRRFTNDMDIEFARIAEDTRPSREAGPSDLIGELARRDCTEVVAGVYAEQPGPHATPENPVYVSVQVFAFPDVEMAQGAHKYLGDGGGVWRLTMWSARDGGGLAPCPDKVYRSYRWRYSWRVHRYLAVALAYRADLTNDGSIGPWLAAAARRAARSTGPQNHDG